One Actinospica robiniae DSM 44927 genomic region harbors:
- a CDS encoding acyl-CoA dehydrogenase family protein has protein sequence MDLTLSEEHEALRRLAAEFTDREIAPHATAWDRAELVDRKIVNELGDLGFLGLTIPEEYGGSGGDHFGYVLVLEELGRGDSSVRGIVSVSLGLVGKSIHKWGSEEQKQHWLPKLCSGRSLACFALTEPDNGSDAANLRTKAVRDGDDWVISGSKMFITNGTWAEVALVFARTGEPGHRGISAFLVPTDAAGFTRTEIHGKLGLRGQATAELSFDQVRVPASAMLGPAGKGFSVAMSALAKGRVSVAAGCVGIAEAALRAAVAHSTTRVQFDGKVIAHRQLVAELIAGIATDVDAARLLTWRAADLIDRGEEFARESSMAKYFASEAAVRAANNALQVFGGYGYIDEYPVGKLVRDARVMTLYEGTSELQKLLIARAHTGINAIA, from the coding sequence ATGGATCTCACGCTCAGCGAAGAGCACGAGGCGCTGCGACGGCTCGCGGCCGAGTTCACCGATCGGGAGATCGCCCCGCACGCCACCGCCTGGGATCGGGCCGAGCTGGTCGACCGGAAGATCGTGAACGAACTCGGCGACCTCGGCTTCCTCGGTCTGACGATCCCGGAGGAGTACGGCGGCTCCGGTGGCGACCACTTCGGCTACGTCCTCGTGCTCGAGGAACTGGGCCGTGGCGACTCCTCCGTACGCGGCATCGTCTCGGTCTCCCTCGGCCTGGTCGGCAAGTCCATCCACAAATGGGGCAGTGAGGAGCAGAAACAGCACTGGCTGCCGAAGCTGTGCTCCGGACGCTCGCTCGCCTGCTTCGCCCTGACCGAGCCGGACAACGGCTCCGACGCCGCGAACCTGCGCACCAAGGCCGTGCGCGACGGCGACGACTGGGTGATCTCGGGCTCGAAGATGTTCATCACCAATGGCACCTGGGCCGAGGTCGCGCTGGTCTTCGCCCGCACCGGCGAGCCGGGCCACCGCGGCATCAGCGCCTTCCTGGTGCCGACCGACGCGGCCGGCTTCACCCGCACCGAGATCCACGGCAAGCTCGGCCTGCGCGGCCAGGCCACCGCCGAACTGTCCTTCGACCAGGTCCGGGTGCCCGCCTCGGCCATGCTCGGGCCGGCGGGCAAGGGCTTCTCGGTGGCCATGTCCGCCCTGGCCAAGGGCCGGGTCTCGGTCGCGGCCGGCTGCGTCGGGATAGCCGAGGCCGCCCTGCGCGCCGCGGTCGCCCACTCCACCACCCGGGTCCAGTTCGACGGCAAGGTGATCGCGCACCGGCAGCTGGTGGCCGAGCTGATCGCCGGCATCGCCACCGACGTCGACGCCGCCCGGCTGCTCACCTGGCGCGCGGCCGACCTGATCGACCGGGGCGAGGAGTTCGCCCGCGAGTCGTCCATGGCCAAGTACTTCGCCTCCGAGGCAGCCGTGCGCGCCGCCAACAACGCGCTCCAGGTCTTCGGCGGCTACGGGTACATCGACGAATACCCGGTGGGCAAGCTCGTGCGCGACGCCCGGGTGATGACCCTCTACGAGGGCACGAGCGAGCTGCAGAAGCTGCTGATCGCCCGCGCCCACACCGGTATCAACGCCATCGCCTGA